The Akkermansia muciniphila genome contains a region encoding:
- a CDS encoding NAD(P)-binding protein, which translates to MMRYAVIGAGVSGLSMAGMLLKKGHEAVVYEKDSRPGGLIKCAEVQGHLYHLVGGHVFNSRRQEVLDWFWSRFDKERDFVSARRRAVISLEGGNVVDYPIENHLDQFPEEARSSIVHELLEIYRNPPSDPRSLGEFFLNRFGKTLNDLYFTPYNNKVWRQDINGIAMDWLEDKLPMPTVAEILLNNIGRINESTMVHSSFFYAKRGGSQFLADTLAHGLKVVYGAQAAGIRPENGKWRVQGELFDRVVFTGNARQLADCFPGMDELQPFLPRISALRSHGTTSVLCRIDPNDYSWIYMPSPAHRSHRIICTGNFSRNNNNGDVTTATIEFSEKMTEEEIRTQLELIPFSPAYLAHHWEEYTYPVQDSSSRALIRELKDRLEPRGIYLLGRFAEWEYYNMDAAIGAAMDLDKRMHAELQP; encoded by the coding sequence ATGATGAGATATGCTGTGATCGGAGCCGGAGTTTCCGGATTGTCCATGGCCGGAATGCTGTTGAAAAAAGGGCATGAGGCAGTGGTTTACGAGAAGGACAGCCGCCCCGGCGGCCTGATCAAGTGCGCGGAAGTGCAGGGCCATTTGTACCACCTGGTGGGCGGCCATGTGTTCAATTCCCGGCGGCAGGAGGTATTGGACTGGTTCTGGTCCCGGTTTGACAAGGAACGCGATTTTGTTTCCGCCCGCCGCCGTGCCGTCATCTCCCTGGAGGGCGGGAACGTGGTGGATTATCCCATTGAGAACCACCTGGACCAGTTCCCGGAGGAGGCCCGTTCCTCCATTGTCCATGAACTGCTGGAGATTTACAGGAATCCTCCTTCCGATCCCCGCTCCCTGGGAGAGTTTTTCCTGAACCGTTTTGGAAAAACCCTGAACGACCTTTATTTCACGCCTTACAACAACAAGGTATGGCGGCAGGACATCAACGGAATCGCCATGGATTGGCTGGAAGACAAGCTGCCCATGCCGACCGTGGCGGAAATTCTGCTGAACAATATCGGGCGCATCAATGAAAGCACCATGGTGCACAGCTCCTTCTTTTATGCAAAGCGCGGCGGTTCCCAGTTTCTGGCTGATACGCTGGCGCATGGCTTGAAGGTCGTCTATGGGGCGCAGGCCGCGGGCATCCGCCCGGAGAACGGGAAATGGCGCGTGCAGGGAGAGTTGTTTGACAGGGTGGTTTTTACAGGAAATGCCAGGCAGCTTGCGGACTGCTTCCCCGGCATGGATGAACTGCAACCGTTCCTTCCCCGGATTTCGGCATTGCGTTCCCACGGGACTACCTCCGTGCTGTGCCGGATTGACCCCAATGACTATAGCTGGATTTACATGCCCTCCCCGGCCCACCGTTCCCACCGCATCATCTGCACGGGGAATTTTTCCAGGAACAATAATAACGGGGACGTCACCACTGCCACCATTGAGTTTTCCGAGAAAATGACGGAAGAGGAAATCCGGACGCAACTGGAGCTCATCCCCTTCTCTCCCGCCTATCTGGCCCATCATTGGGAGGAATACACCTATCCCGTGCAGGATTCATCCAGCAGGGCCCTTATCCGGGAGCTGAAAGACCGCCTGGAACCCAGGGGCATTTACCTGCTGGGGCGTTTTGCGGAGTGGGAATATTACAACATGGATGCGGCCATCGGCGCCGCCATGGACCTTGACAAGAGGATGCACGCGGAGCTTCAGCCGTAA
- a CDS encoding sulfatase, with protein MRPLKTIIAGTLALLAAAPLTAQTKAAENKKPNILFIITDDHAYQTLGTSKNDSPVALPNFNKLARQGMVFDRSYCANSLCGPSRACILTGRHSHMNGFVFNGQRPLDGSQPTYPKMLQKAGYQTGLFGKWHLESDPTGFDTWEIFPGQGSYYNPDFISLKPNGKRQTKRFPGYATDVVTDKSIQWLENRDKDKPFLLVVGHKAPHRAWCPALRHLGKVNTSKLAPPANFHDDYANRPEFLKKNQQTVARHMAIYSDLKVLKDQVPEEMRKSIVSPGYGWDLGEINRMTPEEKKTWTDYYAKRTKSLVDGMKSGKLKDPKAFAEWKWHAYMEDYLGCLLSVDDSIGRLMNYLDKEGLSKDTLVIYCGDQGFYMGEHGMYDKRWIFEESLRMPLIMRWPGKIPAGTRNNAMVQNIDYAPTIVSAAGADTPENMNTFQGVSLLPTASTGKTPDNWRDAIYYCFYENPGEHNAPRHDGIRTDRYTLSYIWTSDEWMLFDMKKDPMQMKNVIDDPAYKSTVEKLKKRYHELRKAYKVPENSPGGKGTPIPKFDASW; from the coding sequence ATGAGACCCTTGAAAACCATCATCGCCGGAACTCTGGCCCTGCTGGCGGCAGCTCCTCTCACGGCCCAGACCAAGGCTGCGGAGAATAAAAAGCCGAATATCCTTTTCATCATTACGGACGACCACGCCTACCAGACGCTGGGCACCAGCAAGAATGATTCCCCCGTGGCCCTGCCCAATTTCAACAAGCTGGCCCGCCAAGGCATGGTCTTTGACCGCAGCTACTGCGCCAACTCCCTGTGCGGCCCCTCCCGCGCGTGCATCCTGACCGGCAGGCATTCCCACATGAACGGCTTTGTCTTTAACGGCCAGAGGCCACTGGACGGTTCCCAGCCCACCTACCCCAAAATGCTGCAAAAAGCCGGGTACCAGACGGGGCTTTTCGGCAAGTGGCACCTGGAATCGGACCCCACCGGCTTTGACACGTGGGAAATCTTCCCCGGCCAGGGCAGCTACTACAATCCGGACTTCATCAGCCTCAAGCCGAACGGAAAACGCCAAACGAAGCGCTTCCCCGGCTACGCCACGGACGTGGTCACGGACAAATCCATCCAGTGGCTGGAAAACCGGGACAAGGACAAGCCCTTCCTGCTCGTCGTGGGCCACAAGGCCCCCCACCGCGCCTGGTGCCCCGCCCTGCGCCACCTGGGCAAGGTGAACACCTCCAAACTGGCGCCGCCCGCCAATTTCCATGACGACTACGCCAACCGCCCGGAATTCCTGAAGAAAAACCAGCAGACCGTCGCCAGGCACATGGCTATTTATTCCGACCTCAAGGTACTCAAGGACCAGGTGCCGGAAGAGATGCGCAAGAGCATCGTCTCTCCCGGCTACGGCTGGGACCTGGGGGAAATCAACCGCATGACTCCGGAAGAAAAGAAAACCTGGACGGATTACTACGCCAAGCGCACCAAGTCCCTGGTGGACGGCATGAAATCCGGAAAACTGAAGGATCCGAAAGCTTTTGCGGAATGGAAATGGCACGCCTACATGGAAGACTACCTGGGCTGCTTGCTTTCCGTGGACGACAGCATCGGCCGCCTCATGAATTATCTGGACAAGGAAGGCCTTTCCAAAGACACGCTGGTCATCTACTGCGGCGACCAGGGCTTCTACATGGGCGAACACGGCATGTACGACAAGCGCTGGATTTTTGAAGAATCCCTCCGCATGCCCCTCATCATGAGATGGCCCGGCAAAATTCCCGCGGGCACCCGCAACAACGCCATGGTGCAGAACATCGACTATGCCCCCACCATCGTTTCCGCAGCTGGAGCGGACACCCCGGAAAACATGAACACCTTCCAGGGCGTTTCCCTCCTGCCCACGGCCTCCACAGGCAAAACGCCGGACAATTGGAGAGACGCCATCTACTATTGCTTCTACGAGAATCCCGGCGAACACAATGCCCCGCGCCACGACGGCATCCGGACGGACCGCTACACGCTTTCCTACATCTGGACCAGTGACGAATGGATGCTTTTTGACATGAAGAAGGACCCCATGCAGATGAAGAACGTCATTGACGATCCCGCCTACAAGTCCACCGTGGAAAAACTCAAGAAACGCTATCACGAGCTCCGCAAGGCCTACAAGGTCCCGGAAAACAGCCCCGGCGGAAAGGGGACGCCCATTCCCAAATTTGACGCTTCCTGGTAG
- a CDS encoding RecQ family ATP-dependent DNA helicase, with protein MHPSPLEDTLRLFGKERFRPMQRELMECALAGNSCIGILPTGSGKSLCYQIPAVLGDGVTVVVSPLIALMRDQVAGLEKLGVAAARYDSSLEEEEKAALLDRLKSGAVRLLFAAPESLESPWMRQAMELVPPGLFVVDEAHCLSEWGHSFRPDYLGLPGFFKKHGFRSVMALTATATERVCRDLASLFNVKEECIFRAPPYRANIVRQVETLKEEDKTARLVEFLKEGGHRPAVVYTRTRKDAERLSYELGQGGFSVKSYHAGMPPETRGLVQDEFLTGAADVLVATIAFGMGIDKPDVRSVVHYHPPASLEAYVQESGRAGRDGLPSFSLVMLSARDGVAVVNRLHAAEPDRHGVKGLVSLLSRRGEHVVSLYEASAVHDLPDVAVDRMLFDLKRSGSMREQGRGYKYYKVRPLFRMEEILCGRDGEESARLQWMDGRREGEVEVLAAEWGISWEEAAAWLDELALSGEWKVELRQIALHLHSEGFDAAETAEEFARYFSRSRLNGLERWKTCVSTLTAVACLNRSLDAYFGFREPSGPCGHCPSCCGAVPAEMEEEEPGPVPEELRSAVMELAAQRKPALSRPSQLTRFLLGLASPAAMRARLWGHPLYGALGDRSWEDVWIEARALSGN; from the coding sequence ATGCATCCCTCCCCGTTGGAAGACACGCTGCGTTTGTTCGGCAAGGAGCGGTTCCGCCCCATGCAGCGGGAACTGATGGAGTGCGCGCTGGCAGGCAATTCCTGCATCGGCATTTTGCCCACGGGGTCCGGCAAGAGCCTTTGTTACCAGATTCCGGCAGTGCTGGGAGACGGAGTGACGGTGGTGGTTTCCCCGCTGATCGCCCTGATGCGCGACCAGGTGGCCGGGCTGGAAAAACTGGGCGTGGCCGCGGCACGGTATGATTCCTCCCTGGAGGAGGAAGAAAAGGCCGCCCTGCTGGACAGGCTGAAGTCCGGAGCCGTCCGCCTGCTTTTCGCCGCGCCGGAGTCTCTGGAATCCCCGTGGATGCGGCAGGCCATGGAACTTGTCCCTCCCGGCCTGTTCGTGGTGGATGAGGCGCATTGCCTCTCGGAGTGGGGGCACAGTTTCCGCCCGGATTATCTGGGACTCCCCGGTTTTTTCAAAAAGCATGGGTTCCGCAGCGTCATGGCTCTGACGGCCACGGCTACGGAACGGGTGTGCCGTGACCTGGCCTCCCTTTTCAACGTGAAGGAGGAATGCATTTTCCGCGCCCCGCCGTACCGCGCGAATATCGTCCGCCAGGTGGAAACGCTGAAGGAGGAGGATAAAACCGCTCGGCTGGTTGAGTTTTTGAAGGAGGGCGGCCACCGTCCCGCCGTGGTGTACACGCGCACGCGCAAGGATGCGGAAAGGCTCTCCTATGAATTGGGGCAGGGCGGTTTTTCCGTCAAATCCTACCATGCGGGCATGCCTCCGGAAACGCGGGGGCTGGTGCAGGATGAATTCCTGACGGGGGCGGCGGACGTGCTGGTGGCGACGATTGCCTTCGGCATGGGAATAGACAAGCCGGACGTGCGCTCCGTGGTGCATTACCACCCGCCTGCCAGTCTGGAGGCGTATGTGCAGGAATCCGGCCGTGCGGGCCGCGACGGGCTGCCCTCCTTCAGCCTGGTGATGCTGTCCGCCCGCGACGGCGTGGCCGTGGTCAACCGCCTGCATGCGGCGGAACCGGACCGCCACGGCGTGAAGGGGCTGGTGTCCCTGCTGTCCCGGAGGGGGGAGCACGTTGTTTCCCTGTATGAAGCTTCCGCCGTTCATGATTTGCCGGATGTGGCGGTGGACCGGATGCTGTTTGACCTGAAGCGTTCCGGCTCCATGCGGGAGCAGGGCAGGGGATACAAATATTACAAGGTGCGCCCTCTGTTCCGGATGGAGGAAATCCTGTGCGGCCGTGATGGCGAAGAAAGCGCCCGCCTGCAATGGATGGACGGCCGCCGGGAGGGGGAAGTGGAGGTCCTGGCCGCGGAGTGGGGGATTTCATGGGAAGAGGCCGCCGCCTGGCTTGACGAGCTGGCCCTTTCCGGGGAATGGAAGGTGGAGCTGCGCCAGATAGCGCTTCATCTGCATTCCGAAGGTTTTGATGCGGCGGAAACCGCGGAGGAATTCGCGCGGTATTTTTCCCGGTCGCGGCTGAACGGGCTGGAACGCTGGAAAACGTGCGTTTCCACGCTGACGGCCGTCGCCTGTCTTAACAGGAGCCTGGACGCCTACTTCGGCTTCCGGGAACCGTCCGGCCCCTGCGGGCACTGTCCGTCATGCTGCGGTGCGGTTCCCGCGGAGATGGAAGAGGAGGAGCCCGGCCCGGTTCCGGAAGAACTGCGTTCCGCCGTCATGGAACTGGCGGCGCAGAGAAAGCCCGCGCTGTCCCGCCCTTCCCAGTTAACGCGTTTTCTGCTGGGGCTGGCTTCTCCGGCGGCCATGCGCGCGCGGTTGTGGGGCCATCCTCTTTACGGGGCGCTGGGGGACAGGAGCTGGGAAGACGTCTGGATTGAGGCGCGCGCCCTGTCGGGAAATTAG
- a CDS encoding glycosyltransferase, with the protein MKWYTCTPVPFKGDHTFFSRDSGAFCKAFQRIGVESRAIMPTPAQDGDDPDLIRTEYANLEDPAWWKSLGIDGLVLYAWGTGKYLPIARAIHDAGIFLVVYMDSSGLFFPWQYWFPIAENMWIRDVFARGKIKGSAFFLLRLLKQHTWNLLNRGRRKHLDQGDMAAFPMPAALQSIRDREWLYGKSIVRKLALLPNPISSTCRYAGEKRNIIMAVGRWDDLLYKRPYLLMATLEQAMPRAPHWEAEIYGNIPPFLREWHSNLPEGLRSRIRLAGYLPNAELQKKYSQARISLCTSRSEGTHVASAEALCAGASVVGPRLTPLLNCLQWYVSHDSGTLSPKDSPESIAGALLEEIRAWDDGKRSPEEISRHWCSLLHAENSCKRIIAAYEAAKGGN; encoded by the coding sequence ATGAAATGGTACACCTGCACGCCCGTTCCCTTCAAAGGGGACCACACTTTCTTTTCCCGTGATTCAGGCGCTTTCTGCAAGGCCTTTCAGCGAATAGGCGTGGAGAGCAGGGCCATCATGCCCACGCCTGCTCAGGACGGGGACGATCCCGACCTCATCCGCACGGAATACGCCAACCTGGAAGACCCTGCCTGGTGGAAATCCCTGGGCATTGACGGGCTGGTCCTGTACGCGTGGGGCACGGGCAAATACCTTCCCATCGCCCGGGCCATCCATGACGCGGGCATTTTCCTGGTGGTGTACATGGATTCCTCCGGGCTGTTTTTCCCGTGGCAATACTGGTTCCCCATTGCGGAAAACATGTGGATCAGGGACGTCTTCGCCCGCGGAAAAATCAAGGGTTCCGCCTTCTTCCTGCTACGCCTGCTGAAGCAGCACACCTGGAACCTGCTCAACCGGGGGCGGAGAAAACACCTGGACCAGGGGGACATGGCGGCCTTCCCCATGCCGGCGGCCCTCCAATCCATCCGGGACAGGGAATGGCTTTACGGAAAATCCATTGTCCGGAAACTGGCCCTCCTCCCCAACCCCATTTCCTCCACCTGCCGCTATGCCGGGGAAAAACGCAACATCATCATGGCCGTGGGACGCTGGGACGACCTTCTCTACAAACGCCCCTACCTTCTGATGGCCACGCTGGAACAGGCCATGCCCCGGGCCCCGCACTGGGAAGCGGAAATCTACGGGAACATTCCCCCTTTTCTGCGGGAATGGCACAGCAACCTTCCGGAAGGCCTCCGCTCCCGCATCCGCCTGGCCGGATACCTGCCGAATGCGGAGCTCCAAAAGAAATATTCCCAAGCCAGGATCAGCCTCTGCACCTCCCGGTCCGAGGGGACGCACGTCGCCTCCGCGGAGGCGCTCTGCGCCGGAGCCTCCGTCGTGGGGCCTCGCCTCACTCCCCTGCTGAACTGCCTGCAATGGTACGTTTCCCATGATTCCGGCACGCTCAGCCCGAAGGATTCTCCGGAAAGCATCGCCGGAGCGCTTCTGGAAGAAATCCGCGCCTGGGACGATGGGAAACGCAGCCCGGAGGAAATCTCCCGCCACTGGTGCTCCCTGCTGCACGCGGAAAACTCCTGCAAGCGCATCATTGCCGCCTATGAAGCCGCCAAAGGCGGAAACTGA
- a CDS encoding glycosyltransferase family 4 protein has translation MQRPRILHIFSRYGELGGEEVCFHAITEALDTVADVTPFVYSTGELFRSPHGALTKMRYMLHNRDVEERLRECLRENRFDAWIIHNTFPAMSPCVYELALQQAVPVIHYLHNYRAGCLNGVFYRDGAPCFSCKNGNYLPGVLHACWRGSAAYSALAAAALYKTRRMGTWNRLSSYIAVSRRQRELLIQSGIPEDKIRVIPHFIRQTSAPAGPPPPRRDVLYAGRLTQEKGVLQLVQAWENLSPPGRTLYLMGDGPMRGELERYVSSRRLESVRLTGFIPHEEQGAIRAACGLTVAPSLWEETFGMVVLEGWLHGTPVIVTPCGGLPELITHGRNGWIARGPSADALAETLRAALEEEERWPAMGMHGRQLLASTYSPAAWLQSMGSLFEELRILRQPSTTTAS, from the coding sequence ATGCAACGTCCACGCATTCTACATATTTTCAGCCGCTACGGGGAACTGGGCGGGGAAGAAGTCTGCTTCCATGCCATCACGGAGGCGCTGGATACCGTGGCGGACGTCACCCCCTTTGTCTATTCCACCGGAGAATTGTTCCGCAGCCCCCACGGCGCGCTGACGAAAATGCGCTACATGCTCCACAACCGGGACGTGGAAGAGAGGCTCCGCGAATGCCTGCGTGAAAACCGCTTTGACGCGTGGATCATTCATAACACGTTTCCGGCCATGTCCCCCTGCGTTTACGAGCTGGCCCTGCAGCAGGCCGTTCCCGTCATCCACTACCTGCACAACTACCGCGCCGGGTGCCTTAACGGGGTGTTCTACCGGGACGGCGCGCCCTGTTTCTCCTGTAAAAACGGCAATTATCTTCCCGGCGTCCTGCACGCCTGCTGGCGCGGTAGCGCCGCCTATTCCGCCCTGGCTGCTGCCGCCCTGTACAAGACGCGCCGCATGGGAACCTGGAACCGCCTTTCCTCCTACATCGCCGTCAGCCGGCGGCAGCGGGAGCTTCTCATCCAGTCCGGAATACCGGAGGATAAAATCCGGGTCATTCCCCATTTTATCCGGCAAACGTCCGCCCCCGCCGGACCGCCCCCCCCCCGCCGGGACGTTCTTTATGCCGGACGCTTGACACAGGAAAAAGGAGTCCTCCAACTGGTTCAGGCGTGGGAGAACCTTTCCCCGCCCGGTCGCACCCTCTACCTGATGGGGGACGGCCCCATGCGCGGGGAGCTGGAGCGCTACGTCTCTTCCCGCCGGCTTGAATCCGTCCGCCTGACCGGATTCATTCCCCATGAGGAGCAGGGGGCCATACGCGCCGCCTGCGGCCTGACCGTAGCCCCCTCCCTGTGGGAGGAAACCTTTGGTATGGTGGTTCTGGAAGGCTGGCTCCACGGCACGCCCGTCATCGTGACCCCGTGCGGCGGCCTGCCGGAACTCATCACCCACGGGCGGAACGGATGGATTGCGCGGGGACCTTCCGCGGACGCGCTGGCGGAGACGCTGCGCGCCGCGCTGGAGGAAGAAGAACGCTGGCCTGCCATGGGGATGCACGGGCGCCAGCTCCTGGCCTCTACCTACTCCCCCGCCGCATGGCTCCAGTCCATGGGTAGCCTTTTTGAAGAACTCCGCATTCTCCGTCAACCTTCCACCACCACGGCATCATGA
- the nadB gene encoding L-aspartate oxidase → MKTSDFLVIGAGVAGLSFALRAAEHGKVAVITKGKFLDCSSAKAQGGIAAVWDRNDSFEDHVADTLDAGAGLCNEQAVRTIVEEGPGAIRELLEWGVNFDPGNQGEDYELAREGGHTKRRILHAKDATGLEITSKLLEAAKLHPNIELLEDHFAIDLITTTKLGLVTEDRVLGAYVLDRSSGEVEIFRSDRVLLATGGCGRVYLYTTNNDSATGDGVAMAWRAGATIANMEFVQFHPTCFFNTRAEGAEARSFLISEAVRGEGGVLIGADGKEFMHKYDPRKSLAPRDITARAVDSEMKRTGSMCVYLDISHKPEGFVQERFPLIYETCNRYGIDPAREPIPVVPAAHFQCGGVLTDVNGQTSLDGLYAAGETGCTGLHGANRLASNSLLECVVVAKRALNSMLALQPLRKDAPTSYDIPAWHHGDTALPDELSVIYHNWDEIRRLMWDYVSIVRTNKRLDRAATRLRMLHREVKDFYWGYRITPDILELRNLVAVASLIVDCAMRRNESRGLHFNTDYPGKLDHRFVTQLHRW, encoded by the coding sequence ATGAAGACGAGCGACTTTTTAGTCATTGGGGCCGGGGTTGCCGGGTTGAGTTTCGCCCTGAGAGCGGCGGAACACGGCAAGGTTGCAGTCATTACAAAAGGTAAATTTCTGGATTGCAGTTCCGCCAAGGCGCAGGGCGGCATAGCCGCCGTATGGGACCGCAATGATTCCTTTGAAGACCATGTGGCAGACACGCTGGACGCCGGAGCGGGCCTCTGCAACGAGCAGGCCGTGCGCACCATCGTGGAGGAAGGCCCAGGCGCCATCCGGGAACTGCTGGAATGGGGCGTGAATTTTGACCCCGGCAACCAGGGGGAGGATTACGAACTGGCCCGGGAGGGCGGCCATACCAAGCGGCGCATCCTGCACGCCAAGGACGCCACCGGTCTGGAGATCACCTCCAAGCTGCTGGAGGCGGCCAAGCTGCACCCCAACATTGAACTGCTGGAAGACCACTTCGCCATCGACCTGATTACGACAACCAAGCTGGGCCTGGTCACGGAAGACCGCGTGCTGGGGGCCTACGTGCTGGACCGCAGCTCCGGGGAAGTAGAAATTTTCCGGTCGGACCGCGTCCTGCTCGCCACGGGCGGCTGCGGACGGGTGTACCTGTACACCACCAATAATGATTCCGCCACGGGGGACGGCGTAGCCATGGCCTGGCGCGCGGGCGCCACCATCGCCAACATGGAATTCGTGCAGTTCCACCCCACCTGCTTTTTCAACACCCGCGCGGAGGGCGCGGAAGCGCGTTCCTTCCTCATTTCCGAAGCCGTGCGCGGCGAAGGCGGCGTGCTGATCGGCGCGGACGGGAAGGAATTCATGCACAAGTACGACCCCCGCAAGTCCCTGGCTCCGCGCGACATCACGGCCCGCGCCGTGGATTCCGAGATGAAGCGCACGGGCAGCATGTGCGTTTACCTGGACATCTCCCACAAGCCGGAGGGCTTCGTCCAGGAACGCTTCCCCCTGATTTACGAGACCTGCAACCGCTACGGCATTGACCCAGCCAGGGAACCCATTCCCGTGGTCCCCGCGGCGCATTTCCAGTGCGGCGGCGTGCTGACGGACGTCAACGGCCAGACGAGCCTGGACGGCCTTTACGCCGCCGGGGAAACCGGCTGCACCGGGCTTCACGGAGCCAACCGCCTGGCCTCCAATTCCCTGCTGGAATGCGTGGTGGTGGCCAAGCGCGCGCTGAACTCCATGCTGGCCCTCCAGCCCCTGCGGAAGGATGCCCCCACTTCCTACGACATCCCCGCGTGGCACCACGGAGACACCGCCCTGCCGGATGAACTTTCCGTCATCTATCACAATTGGGATGAAATCCGCCGCCTGATGTGGGATTATGTTTCCATTGTCCGGACCAATAAAAGGCTGGACCGCGCGGCCACGCGCCTGCGGATGCTGCACCGCGAGGTGAAGGACTTCTACTGGGGGTACCGCATTACGCCGGATATCCTGGAACTCCGCAACCTGGTGGCGGTGGCCTCCCTGATCGTGGACTGCGCCATGCGCCGCAATGAAAGCCGCGGCCTCCACTTCAACACGGATTATCCCGGCAAGCTGGATCACCGCTTCGTCACTCAACTGCACCGATGGTAA
- the rlmB gene encoding 23S rRNA (guanosine(2251)-2'-O)-methyltransferase RlmB, protein MGMRPQGNEQEARRNKHVRSAPAKIAVKALGEDALDGILDNATNPLLLILDCVQDPHNLGAILRTADGAGVDAVIAPRDKSVGITETVLRVSVGAAEKVPFIQVTNLARTMKQLQSRGIWIFGTSDKGDRDLYETDFTGPAALVMGAEGEGMRRLTEENCDFLLRIPMRGSVPCLNVSVATGVCLYEMVRQRLRA, encoded by the coding sequence ATGGGCATGAGACCCCAAGGGAACGAACAGGAGGCGCGGCGGAACAAGCACGTGCGCAGCGCCCCGGCAAAAATTGCCGTCAAGGCGCTGGGAGAAGACGCTCTGGACGGGATTCTGGACAACGCCACCAACCCCCTGCTGCTGATTCTTGACTGCGTGCAGGATCCCCACAACCTGGGGGCCATTCTGCGCACGGCGGACGGTGCGGGCGTGGATGCCGTGATCGCCCCCCGGGACAAGTCCGTGGGCATTACGGAAACCGTGCTGCGCGTCTCCGTGGGAGCGGCGGAAAAAGTGCCCTTCATCCAGGTGACCAACCTGGCGCGCACCATGAAACAGCTTCAGAGCCGCGGCATCTGGATTTTCGGCACCTCGGACAAGGGGGACCGCGACCTGTATGAAACGGATTTCACGGGGCCGGCCGCGCTGGTGATGGGCGCGGAAGGGGAAGGCATGAGGCGGCTGACGGAAGAGAACTGTGACTTCCTGCTGCGGATTCCCATGAGGGGAAGCGTTCCGTGCCTGAACGTGTCCGTGGCTACGGGCGTGTGCCTGTATGAAATGGTGCGGCAGCGGCTGCGCGCCTGA
- a CDS encoding metallophosphoesterase, which yields MIQELALAPGERARFISDIHFGHAKALVREPEELAFLLEGCTHLVVCGDLSETRESPYRKEGLEKRARFLQMCRAAGVRPILLAGNHDPDEEAGLLKLQGGRICALHGHALFKEVAPWGWEYLKNKQAARDLIAAFPEADTDLLQRLELARAMSVLVPPIDTRSGASGNKLVRFLAHSAWPPERPVQILLAWLTMMRRMRQFTDRFFPEAEVVIFGHLHRRAVAGKQGRRLYVNLGACFRHAECYAADVTAEGAVSIRSYTPEGYNGPEEDLR from the coding sequence ATGATTCAGGAACTTGCTCTTGCTCCGGGGGAACGCGCCCGGTTCATCTCGGACATCCACTTCGGCCATGCCAAGGCCCTGGTCCGGGAACCGGAGGAACTGGCTTTCCTGCTGGAAGGGTGCACCCATCTGGTGGTGTGCGGGGACCTCAGTGAAACCCGTGAAAGCCCGTACCGGAAGGAAGGGCTGGAAAAACGCGCCCGCTTCCTGCAAATGTGCCGTGCTGCCGGAGTCCGTCCCATTCTGCTGGCGGGCAACCATGATCCGGATGAAGAGGCCGGGCTGCTGAAATTGCAGGGGGGGCGCATCTGCGCCCTGCACGGCCATGCCCTGTTCAAGGAGGTGGCTCCGTGGGGCTGGGAGTATTTGAAGAACAAGCAGGCCGCCCGTGACCTGATCGCCGCGTTTCCGGAGGCGGACACGGATTTGCTGCAGCGGCTGGAACTGGCGCGCGCCATGAGCGTGCTGGTGCCCCCCATTGATACGCGTTCCGGGGCGAGCGGAAATAAGCTGGTACGTTTCCTGGCCCATTCCGCGTGGCCGCCGGAGCGGCCTGTGCAGATTCTTCTGGCGTGGCTGACGATGATGCGGCGCATGCGGCAATTTACGGACCGCTTTTTCCCGGAGGCGGAGGTCGTCATCTTCGGCCATCTGCACCGCCGGGCGGTTGCCGGAAAACAGGGGAGGCGGCTATACGTCAACCTGGGAGCCTGCTTCCGCCATGCGGAATGTTATGCGGCGGACGTGACGGCGGAAGGCGCCGTATCCATCCGCAGTTATACCCCGGAGGGTTATAACGGCCCGGAGGAAGATCTCCGCTGA
- a CDS encoding metal-dependent transcriptional regulator, with the protein MIRKNFPSLELSNSLEDYIEAVRNIELEKGCATVGEIAEALNVKKPSVSLAMKQLKERKLVEYTQYSPIVLTREGRYYADRVISCHTMVKDFLITVLKMEEKRADEVACGIEHIMTLEEISRFKLLTEHSRKDGQ; encoded by the coding sequence ATGATACGCAAAAACTTTCCCTCCCTGGAACTGAGCAACAGCCTGGAGGATTACATTGAAGCCGTCCGCAACATTGAGCTGGAAAAAGGGTGCGCCACCGTAGGGGAAATTGCGGAGGCCCTGAATGTGAAGAAGCCCTCCGTCTCCCTCGCCATGAAGCAGTTGAAAGAACGGAAGCTGGTGGAATATACGCAGTATTCCCCCATTGTGCTGACCAGGGAGGGCCGTTATTATGCGGACCGGGTCATCTCCTGCCACACCATGGTGAAGGACTTCCTGATTACGGTGCTGAAGATGGAGGAAAAGCGCGCGGACGAAGTGGCCTGCGGCATTGAACACATCATGACGCTGGAGGAAATTTCCAGGTTCAAACTGCTCACGGAACATTCCCGGAAGGACGGGCAGTAA